In Apium graveolens cultivar Ventura chromosome 10, ASM990537v1, whole genome shotgun sequence, the following are encoded in one genomic region:
- the LOC141689953 gene encoding protein NRT1/ PTR FAMILY 5.1-like isoform X1, with the protein MEEDKVFTSDGSVNIHGRPAFAATSGKWKACSFLLGYEVFERMAFYGVASNLVVYLTTQLHEDTVTSVRNVNNWSGSVWIIPILGAYIADSFLGRFWTFTISSLIYVLGMGLLTAAVSFKSLKPSCENGVCRKATTMQTIFFYSSLYIIALGSGGTKPNISTFGADQFDDFDSKEKRLKDSFFNWWLFSSFTGALFATVGLVYIQENCGWGLGYGIPTIGLLISLIIFYLGTPLYRHKLRNGNSPTGDLIRVFITAFAKRKYELPRNLSGLHELEPQQYLNTGKRQIYHTPNLRQLNMQIVLESRFLDKAAIQKDGENTGTRPPCTVTEVEGAKIMLRLAIIWLATLIPSTIWAQINTLFIKQGTTLDRHIGSSNFQIPAASLGSFVIISMLVSMPIYDKIFVPLMQKRTGHPQGITLLQRLGIGFVFQIIAIGVSYFVEAKRIHIIKMHHILGPKDMVPMSIFWLMPQYVLLGVGDVFNTVAMVEFFYDQSPVEMQSLGTAYFTSALGVGNFLNSFLVTMVDKVTRSNGGKSWIGSNINDSHLDYYYGFLSVLSTINIGAFVWVASKYIYKKEYSREGQEGCFEMKDKT; encoded by the exons ATGGAAGAAGATAAGGTTTTCACCAGTGATGGCAGTGTTAATATCCATGGCCGTCCTGCTTTTGCTGCTACCAGTGGCAAATGGAAAGCATGCTCTTTTCTTCTTG GGTACGAAGTATTTGAGAGGATGGCATTCTATGGAGTAGCGTCCAATTTGGTGGTGTACTTAACAACACAACTACATGAAGACACAGTAACATCAGTTAGAAATGTTAATAACTGGTCCGGATCAGTTTGGATTATTCCAATTTTGGGTGCTTATATAGCTGATTCCTTCTTGGGTCGATTCTGGACTTTCACTATTTCATCTCTCATCTATGTCCTG GGGATGGGATTACTTACAGCTGCAGTTTCGTTCAAATCTCTGAAACCGAGTTGTGAAAATGGAGTTTGCAGGAAGGCTACTACAATGCAGACTATATTCTTCTACTCATCGTTATACATTATTGCTCTTGGTTCTGGTGGAACAAAGCCAAATATATCCACATTTGGTGCAGATcaatttgatgattttgattCAAAGGAGAAGAGGCTCAAGGACTCTTTCTTCAATTGGTGGTTATTTAGTTCTTTTACCGGGGCATTATTCGCCACAGTTGGCCTTGTCTACATACAAGAAAACTGTGGATGGGGATTAGGGTATGGCATTCCAACAATTGGTCTTCTAATTTCCCTCATTATATTCTACTTGGGCACTCCATTATACAGGCACAAACTGAGGAATGGTAATAGTCCTACCGGCGATTTGATTCGAGTTTTCATCACTGCATTTGCAAAGAGGAAGTATGAGCTCCCTAGAAATTTATCTGGATTACATGAGTTAGAACCACAACAATACTTGAATACTGGAAAACGTCAAATTTATCACACTCCGAATTTAAG ACAGCTAAATATGCAAATAGTTCTTGAATCTAGGTTCCTGGACAAAGCTGCAATTCAAAAGGATGGGGAGAATACTGGTACAAGGCCACCATGCACTGTAACTGAAGTGGAAGGAGCCAAGATTATGTTAAGATTGGCCATAATATGGCTAGCAACACTAATTCCTAGCACTATATGGGCACAAATCAATACTCTCTTCATCAAGCAAGGTACAACTTTAGACCGACACATAGGCAGCTCTAACTTCCAAATACCAGCAGCATCCCTCGGTAGCTTTGTGATCATCTCAATGCTAGTCTCCATGCCAATCTACGACAAAATTTTTGTTCCCTTGATGCAAAAAAGAACAGGGCATCCGCAAGGTATAACTCTTCTTCAAAGGCTTGGCATTGGATTCGTGTTTCAAATTATAGCTATTGGAGTTTCGTATTTCGTGGAGGCTAAACGAATACATATAATAAAAATGCATCACATTTTGGGGCCCAAAGACATGGTGCCTATGAGCATATTTTGGCTGATGCCTCAATATGTTTTGTTAGGAGTTGGAGATGTGTTTAATACCGTTGCTATGGTCGAATTCTTTTATGATCAGTCACCGGTGGAAATGCAAAGCCTGGGGACCGCGTATTTTACAAGCGCATTAGGAGTTGGGAACTTCTTGAATAGCTTTCTAGTGACGATGGTTGATAAAGTTACACGAAGCAATGGGGGAAAGAGTTGGATTGGAAGTAACATCAACGATTCTCACTTAGATTACTATTATGGTTttctttcagttttatctactataaaTATAGGAGCATTTGTGTGGGTAGCTAGCAAATATATATACAAAAAGGAGTATTCTAGGGAAGGCCAAGAGGGATGTTTTGAAATGAAAGACAAGACTTGA
- the LOC141691369 gene encoding uncharacterized protein LOC141691369, with protein sequence MFFADDSYIYCAATSNSAFQVLSVLDVYKMASGQKFNEADERTQYLGLANVIGRNKSSALGYLTDRMQHRVESWDKRQLSKGGKKIMLKTVVQELPIYAMSIFLLPNRICKDIERIMSRYWWKFSGRKEKVIHWMCRANMCKKKTKGGLGFKDMHDFNLSLLGRKGYMGYSSKYLGE encoded by the exons ATGTTCTTCGCTGACGATAGCTACATCTACTGTGCAGCAACAAGCAATTCAGCATTTCAAGTTTTAAGTGTTCTAGATGTATACAAAATGGCCTCAGGGCAGAAG TTTAATGAGGCAGATGAGCGTACGCAGTATCTGGGATTAGCTAATGTGATTGGGAGAAATAAATCATCAGCTCTTGGTTACTTGACAGATCGAATGCAGCATAGAGTTGAGAGTTGGGATAAAAGACAATTGTCGAAAGGAGGTAAAAAAATAATGCTGAAAACAGTGGTGCAAGAATTACCCATTTATGCTATGAGTATCTTCCTCTTACCCAACAGGATCTGCAAAGACATAGAAAGAATTATGAGTCGATATTGGTGGAAATTTTCTGGCAGGAAAGAGAAGGTTATACATTGGATGTGTAGGGCCAACATGTGCAAGAAGAAAACAAAAGGTGGTTTGGGGTTTAAAGACATGCACGACTTCAATCTATCACTTCTAGGCAGAAAAGGCTACATGGGCTACTCATCCAAATACCTTGGTGAGTAA
- the LOC141689953 gene encoding protein NRT1/ PTR FAMILY 5.1-like isoform X2 translates to MEEDKVFTSDGSVNIHGRPAFAATSGKWKACSFLLGYEVFERMAFYGVASNLVVYLTTQLHEDTVTSVRNVNNWSGSVWIIPILGAYIADSFLGRFWTFTISSLIYVLGMGLLTAAVSFKSLKPSCENGVCRKATTMQTIFFYSSLYIIALGSGGTKPNISTFGADQFDDFDSKEKRLKDSFFNWWLFSSFTGALFATVGLVYIQENCGWGLGYGIPTIGLLISLIIFYLGTPLYRHKLRNGNSPTGDLIRVFITAFAKRKYELPRNLSGLHELEPQQYLNTGKRQIYHTPNLRFLDKAAIQKDGENTGTRPPCTVTEVEGAKIMLRLAIIWLATLIPSTIWAQINTLFIKQGTTLDRHIGSSNFQIPAASLGSFVIISMLVSMPIYDKIFVPLMQKRTGHPQGITLLQRLGIGFVFQIIAIGVSYFVEAKRIHIIKMHHILGPKDMVPMSIFWLMPQYVLLGVGDVFNTVAMVEFFYDQSPVEMQSLGTAYFTSALGVGNFLNSFLVTMVDKVTRSNGGKSWIGSNINDSHLDYYYGFLSVLSTINIGAFVWVASKYIYKKEYSREGQEGCFEMKDKT, encoded by the exons ATGGAAGAAGATAAGGTTTTCACCAGTGATGGCAGTGTTAATATCCATGGCCGTCCTGCTTTTGCTGCTACCAGTGGCAAATGGAAAGCATGCTCTTTTCTTCTTG GGTACGAAGTATTTGAGAGGATGGCATTCTATGGAGTAGCGTCCAATTTGGTGGTGTACTTAACAACACAACTACATGAAGACACAGTAACATCAGTTAGAAATGTTAATAACTGGTCCGGATCAGTTTGGATTATTCCAATTTTGGGTGCTTATATAGCTGATTCCTTCTTGGGTCGATTCTGGACTTTCACTATTTCATCTCTCATCTATGTCCTG GGGATGGGATTACTTACAGCTGCAGTTTCGTTCAAATCTCTGAAACCGAGTTGTGAAAATGGAGTTTGCAGGAAGGCTACTACAATGCAGACTATATTCTTCTACTCATCGTTATACATTATTGCTCTTGGTTCTGGTGGAACAAAGCCAAATATATCCACATTTGGTGCAGATcaatttgatgattttgattCAAAGGAGAAGAGGCTCAAGGACTCTTTCTTCAATTGGTGGTTATTTAGTTCTTTTACCGGGGCATTATTCGCCACAGTTGGCCTTGTCTACATACAAGAAAACTGTGGATGGGGATTAGGGTATGGCATTCCAACAATTGGTCTTCTAATTTCCCTCATTATATTCTACTTGGGCACTCCATTATACAGGCACAAACTGAGGAATGGTAATAGTCCTACCGGCGATTTGATTCGAGTTTTCATCACTGCATTTGCAAAGAGGAAGTATGAGCTCCCTAGAAATTTATCTGGATTACATGAGTTAGAACCACAACAATACTTGAATACTGGAAAACGTCAAATTTATCACACTCCGAATTTAAG GTTCCTGGACAAAGCTGCAATTCAAAAGGATGGGGAGAATACTGGTACAAGGCCACCATGCACTGTAACTGAAGTGGAAGGAGCCAAGATTATGTTAAGATTGGCCATAATATGGCTAGCAACACTAATTCCTAGCACTATATGGGCACAAATCAATACTCTCTTCATCAAGCAAGGTACAACTTTAGACCGACACATAGGCAGCTCTAACTTCCAAATACCAGCAGCATCCCTCGGTAGCTTTGTGATCATCTCAATGCTAGTCTCCATGCCAATCTACGACAAAATTTTTGTTCCCTTGATGCAAAAAAGAACAGGGCATCCGCAAGGTATAACTCTTCTTCAAAGGCTTGGCATTGGATTCGTGTTTCAAATTATAGCTATTGGAGTTTCGTATTTCGTGGAGGCTAAACGAATACATATAATAAAAATGCATCACATTTTGGGGCCCAAAGACATGGTGCCTATGAGCATATTTTGGCTGATGCCTCAATATGTTTTGTTAGGAGTTGGAGATGTGTTTAATACCGTTGCTATGGTCGAATTCTTTTATGATCAGTCACCGGTGGAAATGCAAAGCCTGGGGACCGCGTATTTTACAAGCGCATTAGGAGTTGGGAACTTCTTGAATAGCTTTCTAGTGACGATGGTTGATAAAGTTACACGAAGCAATGGGGGAAAGAGTTGGATTGGAAGTAACATCAACGATTCTCACTTAGATTACTATTATGGTTttctttcagttttatctactataaaTATAGGAGCATTTGTGTGGGTAGCTAGCAAATATATATACAAAAAGGAGTATTCTAGGGAAGGCCAAGAGGGATGTTTTGAAATGAAAGACAAGACTTGA
- the LOC141691370 gene encoding uncharacterized protein LOC141691370 — MPGRSTIEEIHLLKQLMEKYREHSKDLHLVFIDLEKAYDSVPREVIWKSLVAKGVPWIYLRAIQEMYFQVRTCVRTPVGDTQYFTVGIGLHQGSSLSPFSFAVIMDVLTRGIQDKVPWYMLFADDIVIINETRVAVNVILERWRDILESNGLRGIDADVTHRIKSGWLKCRAATGVLCDMRVSFKVKEKFYRVAIRSALLYGPECCALKKAQECRLKVAEMRMLRWICGRTMLDKLSTGFFRNKLRVAPIAEKMKEGRLRWFGHIRRIRVSAPVRMVEDLVVSGSRKRGRPRRTWADLLTLDLRALNLSDDLTSDRRSWRRRIMVAD; from the exons ATGCCGGGCAGGTCGACCATTGAAGAAATTCACCTTCTTAAACAGCTGATGGAGAAATATCGTGAACATAGTAAAGACCTACACTTGGTGTTCATAGATTTGGAAAAAGCATATGATAGTGTTCCGCGTGAGGTAATTTGGAAAAGTTTGGTGGCTAAAGGGGTGCCATGGATATATTTGAGGGCGATACAAGAGATGTATTTTCAGGTAAGGACGTGTGTTCGAACACCAGTTGGGGATACTCAATATTTTACGGTAGGAATAGGACTTCATCAAGGATCCTCGCTAAGCCCATTTAGTTTCGCAGTTATAATGGATGTTCTCACTAGGGGAATTCAAGATAAAGTACCTTGGTATATGTTATTCGCGGATGATATAGTTATAATTAATGAGACAAGGGTTGCAGTTAATGTAATATTAGAGCGGTGGAGGGATATATTGGAGTCTAACGGATTGCGT GGGATAGATGCGGATGTTACACATCGTATCAAATCAGGATGGCTAAAATGTAGGGCGGCTACAGGAGTATTGTGTGATATGAGGGTTTCTTTCAAAGTAAAAGAAAAATTTTATAGGGTAGCAATCAGATCGGCCTTGTTATACGGGCCGGAGTGCTGTGCATTGAAAAAGGCTCAAGAGTGTAGGTTAAAGGTGGCGGAAATGAGAATGTTAAGGTGGATTTGTGGACGTACCATGTTGGATAAATTGTCAACTGGTTTTTTCAGGAATAAATTACGAGTTGCGCCTATCGCAGAAAAAATGAAAGAAGGTCGATTGCGTTGGTTTGGGCATATTAGGCGAATAAGGGTATCTGCTCCAGTGCGCATGGTGGAGGATTTAGTGGTATCGGGATCGAGAAAGAGAGGGAGGCCAAGGCGGACTTGGGCTGACCTACTCACGCTGGACTTGAGGGCCCTAAACCTCAGTGATGACCTGACCTCGGATAGGAGATCTTGGCGCAGGAGGATTATGGTGGCAGATTAG
- the LOC141689953 gene encoding protein NRT1/ PTR FAMILY 5.1-like isoform X3, translated as MNRSLTVSVPRFLAFLVEGMGLLTAAVSFKSLKPSCENGVCRKATTMQTIFFYSSLYIIALGSGGTKPNISTFGADQFDDFDSKEKRLKDSFFNWWLFSSFTGALFATVGLVYIQENCGWGLGYGIPTIGLLISLIIFYLGTPLYRHKLRNGNSPTGDLIRVFITAFAKRKYELPRNLSGLHELEPQQYLNTGKRQIYHTPNLRQLNMQIVLESRFLDKAAIQKDGENTGTRPPCTVTEVEGAKIMLRLAIIWLATLIPSTIWAQINTLFIKQGTTLDRHIGSSNFQIPAASLGSFVIISMLVSMPIYDKIFVPLMQKRTGHPQGITLLQRLGIGFVFQIIAIGVSYFVEAKRIHIIKMHHILGPKDMVPMSIFWLMPQYVLLGVGDVFNTVAMVEFFYDQSPVEMQSLGTAYFTSALGVGNFLNSFLVTMVDKVTRSNGGKSWIGSNINDSHLDYYYGFLSVLSTINIGAFVWVASKYIYKKEYSREGQEGCFEMKDKT; from the exons ATGAACCGTTCTCTTACTGTCTCTGTACCGAGGTTCCTGGCATTTTTGGTCGAG GGGATGGGATTACTTACAGCTGCAGTTTCGTTCAAATCTCTGAAACCGAGTTGTGAAAATGGAGTTTGCAGGAAGGCTACTACAATGCAGACTATATTCTTCTACTCATCGTTATACATTATTGCTCTTGGTTCTGGTGGAACAAAGCCAAATATATCCACATTTGGTGCAGATcaatttgatgattttgattCAAAGGAGAAGAGGCTCAAGGACTCTTTCTTCAATTGGTGGTTATTTAGTTCTTTTACCGGGGCATTATTCGCCACAGTTGGCCTTGTCTACATACAAGAAAACTGTGGATGGGGATTAGGGTATGGCATTCCAACAATTGGTCTTCTAATTTCCCTCATTATATTCTACTTGGGCACTCCATTATACAGGCACAAACTGAGGAATGGTAATAGTCCTACCGGCGATTTGATTCGAGTTTTCATCACTGCATTTGCAAAGAGGAAGTATGAGCTCCCTAGAAATTTATCTGGATTACATGAGTTAGAACCACAACAATACTTGAATACTGGAAAACGTCAAATTTATCACACTCCGAATTTAAG ACAGCTAAATATGCAAATAGTTCTTGAATCTAGGTTCCTGGACAAAGCTGCAATTCAAAAGGATGGGGAGAATACTGGTACAAGGCCACCATGCACTGTAACTGAAGTGGAAGGAGCCAAGATTATGTTAAGATTGGCCATAATATGGCTAGCAACACTAATTCCTAGCACTATATGGGCACAAATCAATACTCTCTTCATCAAGCAAGGTACAACTTTAGACCGACACATAGGCAGCTCTAACTTCCAAATACCAGCAGCATCCCTCGGTAGCTTTGTGATCATCTCAATGCTAGTCTCCATGCCAATCTACGACAAAATTTTTGTTCCCTTGATGCAAAAAAGAACAGGGCATCCGCAAGGTATAACTCTTCTTCAAAGGCTTGGCATTGGATTCGTGTTTCAAATTATAGCTATTGGAGTTTCGTATTTCGTGGAGGCTAAACGAATACATATAATAAAAATGCATCACATTTTGGGGCCCAAAGACATGGTGCCTATGAGCATATTTTGGCTGATGCCTCAATATGTTTTGTTAGGAGTTGGAGATGTGTTTAATACCGTTGCTATGGTCGAATTCTTTTATGATCAGTCACCGGTGGAAATGCAAAGCCTGGGGACCGCGTATTTTACAAGCGCATTAGGAGTTGGGAACTTCTTGAATAGCTTTCTAGTGACGATGGTTGATAAAGTTACACGAAGCAATGGGGGAAAGAGTTGGATTGGAAGTAACATCAACGATTCTCACTTAGATTACTATTATGGTTttctttcagttttatctactataaaTATAGGAGCATTTGTGTGGGTAGCTAGCAAATATATATACAAAAAGGAGTATTCTAGGGAAGGCCAAGAGGGATGTTTTGAAATGAAAGACAAGACTTGA